A genomic segment from Actinomadura hallensis encodes:
- a CDS encoding class I SAM-dependent methyltransferase: MQSPGQKKSIAGALLNLVGTRQKGAGPAAPAAGGDAGDDIVQPAAGEGALENHLGGDEARNYRRYEYETVAPHVGRSMLEVGSGLGHFSEQFAGRLDYLVVSDNDPYCVGELRKRYEGRDDVEVIDLALPADIAIKRKVDTVVMMNVLEHIKDDVQALRDLAAVTEPGGRIVIWVPGYMQLYGDFDRKVGHVTRYTPKTLEASVREAGLVPEVLKPINFLGGIAWWFAVRRGGAGYPDPKLVKIYDRTVVPVTRTIERFVKPPFGQTVFCVARVPR; this comes from the coding sequence ATGCAGTCACCTGGTCAGAAGAAGTCCATCGCAGGCGCCCTCCTCAACCTCGTCGGCACCCGGCAGAAGGGGGCCGGCCCGGCCGCCCCCGCCGCGGGCGGCGACGCGGGCGACGACATCGTCCAGCCCGCCGCCGGGGAGGGCGCGCTGGAGAACCACCTGGGCGGGGACGAGGCCCGCAACTACCGCAGGTACGAGTACGAGACCGTCGCGCCGCACGTCGGGCGGTCCATGCTGGAGGTCGGGTCGGGTCTCGGGCACTTCTCCGAGCAGTTCGCCGGCCGCCTCGACTACCTCGTGGTCAGCGACAACGACCCCTACTGCGTCGGGGAGCTGCGCAAGCGCTACGAGGGCAGGGACGACGTCGAGGTCATCGACCTCGCGCTGCCCGCCGACATCGCGATCAAGCGCAAGGTCGACACCGTCGTGATGATGAACGTCCTGGAGCACATCAAGGACGACGTCCAGGCGCTGCGCGACCTCGCGGCCGTCACCGAGCCCGGCGGCCGGATCGTCATCTGGGTGCCCGGCTACATGCAGCTCTACGGCGACTTCGACCGCAAGGTCGGGCACGTCACCCGGTACACGCCGAAGACGCTGGAGGCGTCGGTCCGCGAGGCGGGCCTCGTGCCCGAGGTGCTCAAGCCGATCAACTTCCTGGGCGGGATCGCCTGGTGGTTCGCGGTCCGCCGCGGCGGTGCCGGCTACCCCGACCCGAAGCTCGTCAAGATCTACGACCGGACGGTCGTGCCGGTGACCCGCACCATCGAGCGTTTCGTGAAGCCGCCGTTCGGCCAGACGGTGTTCTGCGTCGCCCGCGTCCCCCGCTGA
- a CDS encoding LppU/SCO3897 family protein, with protein MYGQPPGQQGQPPYGQPPQGPPPPVPPPMGAPVPPQPRKTPKVVLAVIGLAAVVFMGVVGVAIFQNVNGRVSGPLEADHCVDKSFAMDSGSRIPASERVDCDDPKAKAKVLKVTAKRTTAAFGMRSEPDCPEGTDGVTNVTITEGSTAHYEACVRNLEGPHPGDPGAGGALLSVGDCVSDGSFGFGKEKPCTGDDWYGKVIARVESEAACPAQTLETMKLRSFGGNVARPVLCLGPGGGVLANGDCITDPSFAVGGPKKAECDRPTAVAQVVGRVKSTAECPSEATHTMTAEGAFRPVMCLKKLRPTLSEKLRSLGG; from the coding sequence GTGTACGGCCAGCCCCCGGGCCAGCAGGGACAGCCGCCCTACGGTCAGCCCCCGCAGGGGCCACCGCCCCCCGTCCCGCCGCCCATGGGCGCCCCCGTTCCCCCGCAGCCCCGGAAGACGCCGAAGGTGGTGCTGGCGGTCATCGGGCTCGCGGCCGTCGTGTTCATGGGCGTGGTGGGAGTCGCGATCTTCCAGAACGTGAACGGGCGCGTTTCCGGTCCTCTGGAGGCCGACCACTGCGTCGACAAGAGCTTCGCGATGGACTCGGGCAGCCGGATCCCGGCCAGCGAACGCGTGGACTGCGACGATCCCAAGGCCAAGGCCAAGGTTCTGAAGGTCACCGCCAAGAGGACGACGGCCGCCTTCGGCATGCGCTCCGAACCCGACTGCCCCGAGGGCACCGACGGCGTGACGAACGTCACGATCACGGAGGGGTCGACGGCGCACTACGAGGCGTGCGTCCGCAACCTCGAGGGCCCGCACCCGGGCGACCCCGGCGCGGGCGGCGCGCTGCTGTCGGTCGGCGACTGCGTCAGCGACGGTTCGTTCGGCTTCGGCAAGGAGAAGCCCTGCACCGGCGACGACTGGTACGGCAAGGTGATCGCCCGCGTCGAGTCCGAGGCGGCCTGCCCCGCGCAGACGCTGGAGACCATGAAGCTGCGCTCCTTCGGCGGCAATGTCGCGCGTCCCGTCCTGTGCCTCGGCCCGGGCGGCGGCGTCCTGGCGAACGGCGACTGCATCACGGACCCGTCCTTCGCCGTCGGCGGCCCCAAGAAGGCCGAATGCGACAGGCCGACGGCGGTCGCCCAGGTCGTCGGCCGGGTGAAGTCCACGGCCGAGTGCCCCTCCGAAGCGACCCACACCATGACGGCCGAGGGCGCCTTCCGCCCGGTGATGTGCCTGAAGAAGCTGCGTCCCACCCTCAGCGAGAAGCTCCGCTCCCTGGGCGGATGA
- a CDS encoding alpha/beta fold hydrolase → MVSTLPDARLAEIPDAGHDLGVEAPDDVAAHLARFLGIP, encoded by the coding sequence ATGGTCTCGACGCTGCCCGACGCCCGCCTGGCCGAGATCCCCGACGCCGGCCACGACCTCGGCGTCGAAGCCCCGGACGACGTCGCGGCCCACCTCGCCCGCTTCCTCGGCATCCCCTGA
- a CDS encoding helix-turn-helix transcriptional regulator — protein sequence MSPRAMSAVLVGRSAELDELEDALAAAPGAVLLGGDAGLGKTRLIREFAQRVGERARVLVGGCLELGSDGLPFAPFTTVLRALVRDIGTEGVAGFVPRGDTGGLARLLPEFGEPESDAASGEERARLFEVMLTLLERLAEQGPVVLVVEDAHWADRSTRDLLAFLIRNLGTAPILIVVTYRSDELHRTHPLRPLLAGLERVEHVRRTEIAPLSRTDVAELVTELLGRTPPAGLVERIAARSEGNPLFIEALLDDDGTLASGLPESLRDLLLAGVQRLPEETQDVLRDASGGGTRIEHALLAAVTGLGDAALTRVLRPAVAANVLVVDGDAYAFRHALIREAVHDDLLPGEYTRLHRRYAEALENDAGLVPAGRLWVELSHHWKAANDSTWALVAAWRAAADARKALAYAECLTMLSRVLELWDQVPDAEERIGADHVTVLENAASAADEAGEFDRGIKLVTAALRELEETAGDAGGPGTVGPDPARVAVMLELRGRMRYQMARPGFVEDLRAAVAMLPADPPTPERARALATLGNYVRLSTDIDEARKAAAESLAVARALGDPVSEADALITGFCADVDYLDEDHLAEVEKTAKGTGNQRILLRFHVIKSHFLEGAGRHEEAAEVAERGIELAREFGVARTQGTFLCINQAEPLVSLGRWDEALRVLNHAREQDPPVTTRTSLHVLAGWIALARGDLATAKDRLEVAAEVLRLEMKWLKTQDYFTTLWLKANVELAEGRHEEALESLQPVLDHPGFPDDTRYALPALVTGASVCAESRDSAAEVLRRFEERAAGLQIVGPLQEAHKLTFDAELARARGVLDPAAWDAAAAAWESLGNPYHRARALYRAAEAALAGGDRDAAASRLRTAEELARGLGAAPLAERVAGLLRRTRTSRGGDAQAPLGLTPREYEVLRLVAEGRSNRDIAEELFISVKTASVHVSNILGKLGVTSRGEAAATAHRLALFADESARTGAPAGP from the coding sequence GTGAGCCCACGCGCGATGAGTGCCGTCCTGGTCGGCAGATCCGCCGAACTGGACGAGCTGGAGGACGCGCTCGCCGCCGCGCCCGGCGCCGTGCTCCTCGGCGGCGACGCGGGGCTCGGCAAGACCCGCCTGATCCGCGAGTTCGCGCAGCGCGTCGGCGAACGCGCCCGCGTCCTCGTCGGCGGCTGCCTGGAGCTCGGCTCCGACGGCCTGCCGTTCGCGCCGTTCACGACCGTGCTGCGCGCGCTCGTCCGCGACATCGGCACGGAGGGCGTCGCCGGGTTCGTGCCGCGCGGCGACACCGGCGGCCTCGCCCGCCTGCTGCCCGAGTTCGGGGAGCCGGAGAGCGACGCCGCCTCCGGCGAGGAGCGCGCCCGCCTCTTCGAGGTCATGCTGACGCTGCTGGAGCGGCTCGCCGAGCAGGGGCCGGTCGTGCTGGTCGTCGAGGACGCCCACTGGGCCGACCGCTCCACCCGCGACCTGCTGGCCTTTCTGATCCGCAACCTCGGCACCGCGCCGATCCTGATCGTGGTGACGTACCGCTCGGACGAGCTGCACCGCACCCATCCGCTGCGCCCGCTGCTCGCCGGGCTGGAGCGGGTCGAGCACGTCCGGCGCACGGAGATCGCGCCGCTGTCCCGCACCGACGTCGCCGAGCTCGTGACCGAGCTGCTCGGCCGGACCCCGCCCGCCGGCCTGGTCGAGCGGATCGCCGCCCGCAGCGAGGGCAACCCGCTGTTCATCGAGGCGCTGCTCGACGACGACGGCACGCTCGCGAGCGGGCTCCCCGAGTCGCTGCGGGACCTCCTGCTCGCCGGCGTCCAGCGGCTCCCGGAGGAGACGCAGGACGTGCTGCGCGACGCGAGCGGCGGCGGCACCCGCATCGAGCACGCGCTGCTCGCGGCCGTCACCGGGCTCGGGGACGCCGCGCTGACCCGCGTGCTGCGCCCCGCGGTCGCCGCGAACGTCCTGGTCGTGGACGGCGACGCCTACGCGTTCCGGCACGCGCTGATCCGCGAGGCCGTCCACGACGACCTGCTCCCCGGCGAGTACACGCGGCTCCACCGCCGGTACGCGGAGGCGCTGGAGAACGACGCCGGGCTCGTACCGGCCGGGCGGCTCTGGGTCGAGCTGAGCCACCACTGGAAGGCCGCCAACGACAGCACCTGGGCGCTGGTCGCGGCGTGGCGGGCGGCCGCGGACGCGCGCAAGGCCCTCGCCTACGCCGAGTGCCTGACGATGCTGTCCCGCGTCCTCGAACTGTGGGACCAGGTACCCGACGCGGAGGAGCGCATCGGCGCCGACCACGTCACCGTCCTGGAGAACGCCGCGTCCGCCGCGGACGAGGCCGGCGAGTTCGACCGCGGCATCAAGCTCGTCACCGCCGCGCTCCGCGAGCTGGAGGAGACCGCAGGCGATGCGGGCGGCCCCGGAACCGTCGGCCCCGACCCGGCCCGCGTCGCGGTGATGCTGGAGCTGCGCGGCCGCATGCGGTACCAGATGGCGCGCCCCGGCTTCGTCGAGGACCTGCGCGCCGCCGTGGCGATGCTGCCCGCCGACCCGCCCACCCCGGAGCGCGCGCGGGCGCTGGCCACGCTGGGCAACTACGTCCGCCTCAGCACCGACATCGACGAGGCCCGCAAGGCCGCGGCGGAGTCGCTGGCGGTCGCCCGCGCGCTCGGCGACCCCGTCTCCGAGGCGGACGCGCTGATCACCGGCTTCTGCGCCGACGTCGACTACCTCGACGAGGACCATCTCGCCGAGGTCGAGAAGACGGCGAAAGGCACCGGGAACCAGCGGATCCTGCTGCGCTTCCACGTCATCAAGTCGCACTTCCTGGAGGGCGCCGGACGGCACGAGGAGGCCGCCGAGGTCGCCGAACGCGGCATCGAGCTCGCCCGCGAGTTCGGCGTGGCCCGCACGCAGGGGACGTTCCTGTGCATCAACCAGGCCGAGCCGCTGGTCTCGCTCGGCCGGTGGGACGAGGCCCTCCGCGTGCTGAACCACGCCCGGGAGCAGGACCCGCCCGTCACGACCCGGACGTCGCTGCACGTCCTCGCGGGCTGGATCGCGCTGGCGCGCGGCGACCTGGCCACCGCGAAGGACCGGCTCGAAGTCGCCGCGGAGGTCCTGCGGCTGGAGATGAAGTGGCTGAAGACGCAGGACTACTTCACCACGCTCTGGCTGAAGGCCAACGTGGAGCTCGCGGAAGGGCGCCACGAGGAGGCCCTGGAGTCGCTGCAGCCCGTCCTCGACCACCCCGGCTTCCCCGACGACACCCGCTACGCCCTGCCTGCGCTGGTCACCGGCGCGTCGGTCTGCGCGGAGTCGAGGGACTCCGCCGCGGAGGTCCTGCGGCGCTTCGAGGAGCGCGCCGCCGGCCTCCAGATCGTCGGCCCGCTCCAGGAGGCGCACAAGCTCACGTTCGACGCGGAGCTCGCCCGCGCCCGCGGCGTCCTCGACCCCGCCGCGTGGGACGCGGCCGCGGCGGCGTGGGAGTCCCTCGGCAACCCGTACCACCGCGCGCGGGCGCTGTACCGGGCGGCGGAGGCGGCGCTGGCGGGCGGCGACCGCGACGCGGCGGCGTCCCGGCTGCGCACGGCGGAGGAGCTGGCGCGCGGCCTCGGCGCCGCGCCGCTCGCCGAACGCGTGGCCGGCCTGCTGCGCCGCACCCGGACGTCCCGCGGGGGAGACGCGCAGGCGCCGCTCGGGCTGACGCCGCGCGAGTACGAGGTGCTGCGGCTGGTCGCCGAGGGCCGCAGCAACCGTGACATCGCCGAGGAGCTGTTCATCTCGGTGAAGACCGCCAGCGTGCACGTGTCCAACATCCTCGGGAAGCTGGGCGTGACCAGCCGCGGCGAGGCCGCCGCGACCGCCCACCGCCTGGCCCTGTTCGCGGACGAGTCCGCCCGCACCGGCGCGCCCGCCGGGCCCTGA
- a CDS encoding CaiB/BaiF CoA transferase family protein produces MAPLDGLRVLDLTMWRPGPYATLLLARLGADVIKVEPPGGEPMRMFRGHFDALNRHKRAMVLDLKSEEGLARCRELAAEAEVFVEGFRPGVADRLGVGHEVLRGLNPALVYCSISGYGAEGPLSDVPGHDVNYRAYAAALPPDAVSPEADELPVADMAAATTAAFAITAACLKARSTGVGDRIDLGMADVLADWVGTVPEATQRSGAGPVPGYGVYPTKDGQKITLGVVSEDRLWAATCHALGISEHADVPFIERLGRIGELDGAVTEAVAKLTRAEAVRVLSEAGAPVAPLLSHAEMLALDHFAHRRVHEEGPVRTTVHPPLPGGPVPGLDEHRGQTWRRPAG; encoded by the coding sequence ATGGCGCCGCTGGACGGGTTGCGGGTGCTCGACCTGACGATGTGGCGGCCCGGCCCGTACGCGACGCTGCTGCTCGCGCGGCTCGGCGCCGACGTGATCAAGGTGGAGCCGCCCGGCGGGGAGCCGATGCGGATGTTCCGCGGCCACTTCGACGCCCTCAACCGGCACAAGCGCGCCATGGTGCTCGATCTCAAGTCGGAGGAGGGCCTCGCGCGGTGCCGGGAGCTGGCCGCGGAGGCCGAGGTCTTCGTCGAGGGCTTCAGGCCCGGGGTCGCCGACCGGCTCGGGGTGGGCCACGAGGTGCTGCGCGGGCTGAACCCGGCGCTCGTGTACTGCTCCATCTCCGGGTACGGCGCCGAAGGGCCGCTGTCGGACGTCCCCGGCCACGACGTCAACTACCGCGCGTACGCCGCCGCGCTCCCGCCGGACGCCGTGTCGCCGGAGGCCGACGAGCTGCCGGTGGCGGACATGGCGGCCGCGACGACGGCCGCCTTCGCGATCACCGCCGCCTGTCTGAAGGCCCGCTCCACGGGGGTCGGTGACCGGATCGACCTCGGGATGGCGGACGTCCTCGCGGACTGGGTCGGCACGGTCCCCGAGGCGACGCAGAGGTCCGGCGCCGGGCCCGTCCCCGGTTACGGCGTGTACCCCACCAAGGACGGCCAGAAGATCACTCTCGGCGTCGTCTCCGAAGACCGGCTGTGGGCCGCGACCTGCCACGCCTTGGGCATCAGTGAGCATGCGGACGTCCCGTTCATCGAGCGACTGGGCAGGATCGGGGAGCTGGACGGGGCCGTGACCGAAGCCGTGGCGAAGCTCACCCGCGCGGAGGCCGTCAGGGTGCTGAGTGAGGCGGGCGCGCCCGTCGCGCCGCTTCTGTCGCACGCCGAGATGCTCGCCCTCGACCACTTCGCGCACCGCCGCGTCCACGAGGAGGGACCGGTGCGGACGACCGTGCATCCACCGCTTCCAGGAGGCCCCGTCCCCGGGCTGGACGAGCATCGCGGGCAGACCTGGCGGCGTCCGGCGGGCTGA
- a CDS encoding IclR family transcriptional regulator, whose protein sequence is MGETRKPTLIASVQRALRLMEAVASHPSGAPAKQLAREARLPLATAYHLLRTLAHEGYATRLSDGVWVLGERVEALHGRSRAQQVLARIRPALAGLRDELGAAAYFSMHMDDEIRLIDIADGPRAPRVDVWVGFEDAAHATAVGKCVLSQFDEDRRREYLARHPLVDLTPHTITDPERLFRSLESPSGLQYDREEYALGTACAAVPVTDATGSVVGALAVSCRPAKLPRIERAAHRMRAAAETIQRTLTLTA, encoded by the coding sequence ATGGGTGAGACGCGCAAACCCACGCTCATCGCTTCGGTGCAGCGCGCGCTGCGCCTGATGGAGGCCGTCGCGTCGCATCCGAGCGGGGCCCCCGCCAAACAGCTCGCGAGGGAGGCCCGGCTGCCCCTCGCGACCGCCTACCACCTGCTGCGCACCCTCGCCCACGAGGGCTACGCCACGCGGCTGTCGGACGGAGTCTGGGTGCTGGGCGAGCGGGTCGAGGCCCTGCACGGGCGGAGCCGGGCGCAGCAGGTGCTCGCCCGCATCCGCCCCGCCCTGGCGGGCCTGCGGGACGAGCTGGGCGCCGCCGCGTACTTCAGCATGCACATGGACGACGAGATCCGCCTCATCGACATCGCCGACGGTCCGCGCGCCCCTCGCGTCGACGTCTGGGTCGGCTTCGAGGACGCCGCGCACGCCACCGCCGTCGGCAAGTGCGTCCTCAGCCAGTTCGACGAGGACCGCCGGCGCGAGTACCTGGCGCGGCATCCGCTCGTCGACCTGACCCCGCACACCATCACCGACCCCGAGCGGCTGTTCCGCTCCCTCGAGTCCCCGAGCGGCCTCCAGTACGACCGCGAGGAGTACGCCCTCGGCACGGCCTGCGCCGCCGTCCCCGTCACCGACGCGACCGGCTCGGTCGTCGGCGCCCTGGCCGTCTCCTGCCGCCCGGCGAAGCTTCCGAGGATCGAGCGGGCCGCCCACCGCATGCGCGCCGCCGCCGAGACGATCCAGCGCACCCTCACCCTGACCGCCTGA
- a CDS encoding acyl-CoA dehydrogenase family protein yields MSQTSQTGPAGQTSPAGQTGPAHVDERTARKVAEEARESEWRLPSFGKQLFLGDFRLDLVHPHPRPDAEARRKGEDFLAKLTEFCATQIDPALIERESRIPDEVVEGLRGLGALGMKIPEKYGGLGLSQFYYGRALMIVGSVSPALGALLSAHQSIGVPQPIKLFGTPEQQDEWLPRCARQISAFLLTEPDVGSDPARLRATAVPDGDDYVLNGVKLWTTNGVIADLVVVMARVPKGDGHRGGISAFVVDMSTPGITVEKRNAFMGLRGIENGVTRFHDVRVPKANLIGREGAGLKIALTTLNTGRLSLPAICAAAGKWATKIAREWSRERVQWGRPVGEHEAVSRKVAFIAATAYAMEAMLDLSGQLADDERNDIRIEAALAKLWSSEMASRVADELIQLRGGRGYETAESLAARGERGVPAEQLFRDLRINRIFEGSTEIMHLLIAREAVDAHLSVAGDIIDPDASAGAKARAAAKAGGFYARWLPTLVTGPGQRPGSYAEFGPLARHLRYVERASRKLARSIFYAAGRWQGGLERRQGFLGRMVDIGAELFAMSAVCVRARADSSAAGPLGSSGPDGEGPATAPGASALLLADAFCRQARVRIEELFEGLWRNTDAMDVKLARAVLKGDFAWVEEGVLDPSIPGPWIASSEPGPSQKEDVHRVIG; encoded by the coding sequence ATGAGCCAGACCAGCCAGACCGGCCCGGCCGGTCAGACCAGCCCGGCCGGCCAGACCGGCCCCGCGCACGTCGACGAGCGCACCGCCCGGAAGGTCGCCGAAGAGGCCCGTGAGAGCGAATGGCGGCTGCCGAGCTTCGGCAAGCAGCTCTTCCTCGGCGACTTCCGCCTCGACCTCGTCCATCCGCATCCCCGCCCCGACGCCGAGGCGCGCCGTAAGGGCGAGGACTTCCTCGCGAAACTCACCGAGTTCTGCGCCACCCAGATCGACCCGGCGCTGATCGAACGGGAGTCGCGCATCCCCGACGAGGTCGTCGAGGGCCTGCGGGGACTCGGCGCGCTCGGCATGAAGATCCCCGAGAAGTACGGCGGGCTCGGGCTCAGCCAGTTCTACTACGGCCGCGCCCTCATGATCGTCGGATCGGTCAGCCCCGCCCTCGGCGCGCTGCTGTCGGCGCACCAGTCCATCGGCGTCCCGCAGCCGATCAAGCTGTTCGGGACGCCGGAGCAGCAGGACGAGTGGCTGCCGCGCTGCGCCCGGCAGATCAGCGCGTTCCTGCTCACCGAGCCCGACGTCGGCTCCGACCCGGCCCGGCTGCGCGCCACCGCCGTCCCCGACGGCGACGACTACGTGCTCAACGGCGTCAAGCTGTGGACGACCAACGGCGTCATCGCCGACCTCGTCGTCGTCATGGCGCGCGTCCCGAAGGGCGACGGGCACCGCGGCGGCATCTCCGCGTTCGTCGTGGACATGTCCACGCCCGGCATCACCGTGGAGAAGCGCAACGCGTTCATGGGGCTGCGCGGCATCGAGAACGGCGTCACCCGCTTCCACGACGTCCGCGTCCCGAAGGCGAACCTGATCGGCCGGGAGGGCGCCGGCCTGAAGATCGCGCTGACCACGCTGAACACCGGGCGGCTGTCGCTGCCCGCGATCTGCGCCGCGGCCGGCAAGTGGGCCACCAAGATCGCCCGCGAGTGGTCCCGGGAACGGGTGCAGTGGGGCCGTCCGGTCGGCGAGCACGAGGCCGTCTCCCGCAAGGTCGCGTTCATCGCGGCGACCGCGTACGCGATGGAGGCGATGCTCGACCTGTCCGGGCAGCTCGCCGACGACGAGCGCAACGACATCCGGATCGAGGCGGCGCTGGCGAAGCTGTGGTCGTCGGAGATGGCGTCCCGCGTCGCCGACGAGCTGATCCAGCTGCGCGGCGGCCGCGGCTACGAGACCGCCGAGTCGCTCGCGGCGCGCGGCGAGCGCGGCGTGCCCGCCGAGCAGCTGTTCCGCGACCTGCGCATCAACCGCATCTTCGAGGGCTCCACCGAGATCATGCACCTGCTGATCGCGCGGGAGGCGGTGGACGCGCACCTGTCGGTCGCCGGCGACATCATCGACCCGGACGCGTCCGCCGGAGCGAAGGCGCGGGCCGCGGCCAAGGCCGGCGGGTTCTACGCGCGCTGGCTGCCGACCCTGGTCACCGGGCCCGGGCAGCGCCCCGGCTCCTACGCCGAGTTCGGGCCGCTGGCGCGGCACCTGCGGTACGTCGAGCGGGCGTCCCGCAAGCTGGCCAGGTCCATCTTCTACGCGGCGGGACGCTGGCAGGGCGGCCTGGAGCGGCGGCAGGGCTTCCTCGGCCGGATGGTCGACATCGGCGCCGAGCTGTTCGCGATGAGCGCGGTCTGCGTCCGCGCCCGCGCCGACTCGTCCGCCGCCGGCCCGCTCGGCAGCTCCGGACCGGACGGTGAGGGCCCCGCCACCGCGCCCGGAGCGTCGGCGCTGCTGCTCGCGGACGCGTTCTGCCGCCAGGCGCGCGTCCGGATCGAGGAGCTGTTCGAGGGGCTGTGGCGCAACACCGACGCGATGGACGTGAAGCTCGCCAGGGCCGTCCTCAAGGGCGACTTCGCCTGGGTCGAGGAAGGCGTGCTGGACCCGTCGATCCCCGGGCCGTGGATCGCGTCCTCCGAACCGGGCCCCAGCCAGAAGGAGGACGTCCACCGCGTCATCGGCTGA
- a CDS encoding GNAT family N-acetyltransferase has protein sequence MEIVVDDLSGPQIAEFLREHLAEMRSLTPPESTHALDLDGLRGPDVTFWSVMDGDAVVGCGAIKRLDAEHAELKSMRTAATRKRSGIASKLLEHILVEAKRMGFTRLSLETGSADFFLPARKLYERFGFDYCEPFGDYGPDPNSVFMTRSL, from the coding sequence ATGGAAATTGTCGTTGACGACCTGTCCGGCCCGCAGATAGCCGAGTTCCTTCGCGAGCACCTTGCCGAGATGCGGTCGCTGACGCCGCCGGAGAGCACGCACGCCCTCGACCTCGACGGCCTCCGCGGACCAGACGTCACGTTCTGGTCGGTCATGGACGGCGACGCCGTGGTGGGGTGCGGCGCCATCAAGAGGCTGGACGCGGAGCACGCCGAACTGAAGTCGATGCGAACCGCGGCGACGCGCAAGCGAAGCGGCATCGCGTCCAAGCTGCTGGAGCACATCCTCGTCGAGGCGAAGCGGATGGGCTTCACCCGGCTGAGCCTGGAGACCGGGTCCGCCGACTTCTTCCTCCCGGCAAGGAAGCTGTACGAGAGGTTCGGGTTCGATTACTGCGAGCCCTTCGGGGACTACGGACCCGACCCGAACAGCGTCTTCATGACGCGGTCGCTCTGA